One window of Oncorhynchus kisutch isolate 150728-3 unplaced genomic scaffold, Okis_V2 Okis05a-Okis16b_hom, whole genome shotgun sequence genomic DNA carries:
- the LOC116359775 gene encoding uncharacterized protein C17orf98-like: MNHSGPEKREQKFVLDCIAVSSVALGYEHMRPRLWSVLPGYDARNDPHAARYTTTPSVQRVPKKTTPSVQRVPQKTTPSVRRVPQKTENMELKSAAAQKSLDLRNTSGAGHSREQVSNHSGLMSDIKPLIGYNGQFGFRRNTPNLRRNPSSFGEVTMFQLH, encoded by the exons ATGAATCACTCTGGGCCTGAGAAGCGCGAGCAGAAGTTCGTGCTCGACTGCATCGCTGTCAGTTCGGTTGCGCTCGGGTATGAACACATGCGCCCCCGGCTCTGGTCGGTGCTCCCCGGGTACGACGCACGCAATGACCCCCACGCTGCGCGCTACACGACCACCCCATCGGTGCAGAGGGTCCCAAAGAAGACCACCCCGTCGGTGCAGAGAGTCCCACAGAAGACCACCCCGTCGGTGCGGAGGGTCCCGCAGAAGACCGAGAACATGGAACTGAAGAGCGCCGCTGCCCAAAAGTCCCTAGACCTGAGGAACACTTCCGGAGCAG GTCACTCCCGAGAGCAGGTGAGCAACCACAGTGGTCTCATGTCGGACATCAAGCCGCTGATAGGCTACAACGGGCAGTTTGGGTTTCGGCGCAACACGCCTAACCTCCGGCGGAACCCATCCAGCTTCGGAGAGGTGACCATGTTCCAACTCCATTGA
- the LOC116359829 gene encoding coiled-coil domain-containing protein 81 — MMTDLLSVVSEAERKSFPTLSQLSENDVDSVWSNVSSFVERQMTLQKGVYIAGLGSFTFSQQKLDVGNKFVLIQRPIFLLSEKLSQSHGLKQVKPLSAAGDVPLVQLNFTALSVESPFERHVVEGCVRETLLVLLRAVAAGRSVLFTFHAIGELLFCQSKVKMKFYHDFVTALDGSGKLLLALSNRPGTSNSVLFERSSITGTSNTIILPRISSEQGGKDWGEEALAQVQTDSDRKEKNRESLGTPQSRSRHTLHPAKVNGISLTDDLEPRPPAETNTDRSTVSILPLEGAALKEGKVKRGDSHLDMPCVNHNRAGQELCYLCMQRAQRNIPHYLAEERLTEQQEEERVLQFNEQRRDQYYLQREQADRLEIRENNQKVAAFNLAVSEAMKAKKVARSSHFHGSYIFRGRPLTPPRVHKQRGYMQDLRAQAEWRKGQVSQTQQDQELIDLLQQVQLAQEIALQKSQQLHLRQKNTSCYKKALDTQVEYQGSGLPARLPDSDGPVFGQLDCTPAGLSEQKQRAEKVYQEQLTTANNKRKELLLNRSTKQKNEREMLNRNRKELINDHINRFEKLRNLRASLEDTWRRSADLKRHRDREEKEFIKSGSSLLIDQCEQYRRCYQCKRKTENCGETNIWKESHYIPGSRLMV, encoded by the exons ATGATGACCGACTTGCTGTCCGTGGTGTCGGAGGCGGAGAGGAAGTCCTTTCCTACCCTCTCTCAGCTCTCAGAAAACG ACGTTGATAGCGTTTGGTCGAACGTGTCATCTTTCGTGGAGCGACAGATGACCTTGCAAAAG gggGTCTACATTGCAGGCCTGGGATCCTTCACCTTCTCTCAGCAGAAGCTGGACGTAGGCAACAAGTTTGTTTTGATCCAGCGACCCATCTTCCTGCTCTCTGAGAAGCTGTCCCAGTCACACGGCCTGAAGCAGGTCAAACCGCTGTCTGCAG CAGGGGACGTGCCACTGGTCCAGCTCAACTTCACAGCCCTGTCTGTGGAGAGCCCGTTTGAGCGTCACGTGGTGGAgggctgtgtgagagagactctGCTGGTGTTGCTGAGAGCCGTGGCCGCCGGACGCTCAGTCCTCTTCACCTTCCACGCCATCGGAGAGCTGTTGTTCTGCCAGAGCAAAGTCAAGATGAAGTTCTACCACGACTTTGTCACCGCCTTGGACGGCAGCGGGAAGCTGCTCTTGGCGCTCTCCAAT AGACCTGGCACCAGCAACTCTGTCCTGTTTGAGAGATCCAGCATAACAGGGACCAGCAACACCATCATCCTCCCCAGGATCTCTTCCGAACAGGGGGGGAAGGACTGGGGAGAAGAGGCCCTGGCCCAGGTccagacagactcagacaggaaGGAGAAGAatagag AATCCCTGGGGACTCCGCAGTCCAGATCCAGACACACCCTGCACCCAGCCAAGGTCAACGGGATCAGTCTCACTGATGACCTGGAGCCCAGACCTCCAGCGGAGACCAACACTGACAG GTCCACAGTGTCTATCCTACCACTGGAGGGCGCTGCTCTGAAGGAGGGGAAGGTGAAGAGGGGGGACTCTCACCTGGACATGCCCTGTGTCAACCACAACAGGgctggacag GAGTTGTGTTACCTGTGCATGCAGCGGGCCCAGCGTAACATCCCCCACTAcctggcagaggagaggctgacggaacagcaggaggaggagagggtgttaCAGTTCAACGAGCAGCGCAGAGACCAGTACTACCTACAGAGGGAGCAG gcggACCGTCTGGAGATACGTGAGAACAACCAGAAGGTGGCAGCGTTCAACCTGGCAGTGTCTGAAGCCATGAAGGCGAAGAAGGTTGCTCGCTCCTCCCACTTCCAT GGTTCGTACATCTTCAGGGGCCGTCCCCTCACCCCTCCCAGGGTCCATAAGCAGCGCGGCTACATGCAGGATCTGCGGGCCCAGGCGGAGTGGAGGAAGGGCCAGGTCAGCCAGACTCAGCAGGACCAGGAGCTCATCGACCTGCTACAACAGGTCCAGCTGGCACAGGA AATCGCATTGCAAAAGTCCCAGCAGCTCCACCTGAGACAGAAGAACACTAGCTGCTACAAGAAAGCCCTGGATACACAG GTGGAGTACCAGGGCTCGGGCCTCCCAGCGCGCCTGCCCGACTCGGACGGTCCTGTGTTTGGCCAGCTGGACTGTACCCCTGCTGGGCTGTCAGAGCAGAAGCAGCGGGCGGAGAAGGTCTACCAGGAACAGCTGACCACGGCTAATAACAAGAGAAAGGAGCTGCTCCTTAACCGCAGCACCAAAcagaagaacgagagagagatgctCAACAGGAACAGGAAGGA ACTGATAAACGACCACATCAACCGCTTTGAGAAGCTGCGTAACCTGAGGGCCTCGTTGGAGGACACCTGGAGACGCAGCGCCGACCTGAAACGCCaccgagacagagaggagaaggaatTCATCAA GTCTGGGAGCAGTCTGCTGATTGACCAGTGTGAGCAGTACCGCCGCTGTTACCAGTgcaagaggaagacagagaactGTGGAGAGACAAACATCTGGAAAGAGTCTCACTACATCCCTGGCTCTCGCCTCATGGTGTAG